From Miscanthus floridulus cultivar M001 chromosome 15, ASM1932011v1, whole genome shotgun sequence, the proteins below share one genomic window:
- the LOC136508659 gene encoding uncharacterized protein, whose protein sequence is MDYSRSWLQKLQPRDKDRERGAKAPASPNGGGGGSVRMAAPAAGEEEALSSATKQKVAAAKQYIENHYKSQMKSLQERKERRWMLERKLADADVSEEEQNNILKDLEKKETEYMRLRRHKMGVDDFELLTIIGRGAFGEVRLCREKATSNVYAMKKLKKSEMLRRGQVEHVRAERNLLAEVDSAYIVKLYCSFQDDEFLYLIMEYLPGGDMMTLLMRKDTLTEDESKFYVAETILAIESIHKHSYIHRDIKPDNLLLDRSGHLKLSDFGLCKPLDSSSFPNLSDLDYAAGKSTNPSSDGDKQSSNSTAPRRTQQEQLLHWQKNRRMLAYSTVGTPDYIAPEVLLKKGYGMECDWWSLGAIMFEMLVGYPPFYSEDPMSTCRKIVNWRSHLKFPEEARLSLEAKDLISKLLCNVDQRLGTKGAHEIKAHPWFGGVEWEKLYQMEAAFIPEVNDELDTQNFEKFEETAPPMQTSSKAGPWRKMLSSKDVNFVGYTYKNFEIVNDPELPGIAELKKKNNKPKRPTIKSLFETADSEDQPSDGSFLNLLPTQLELPESLEPSPHSSISSEDSQARNR, encoded by the exons ATGGATTACTCCCGGAGCTGGCTCCAGAAGCTGCAGCCGCGGGACAAGGACAGGGAGCGGGGCGCCAAGGCGCCGGCGTCgcccaacggcggcggcggcggctccgtgAGGATGGCCGCTccggcggcgggggaggaggaggcgcTGTCTAGCGCCACCAAGCAGAAGGTGGCGGCGGCCAAGCAGTACATCGAGAACCACTACAAGTCGCAGATGAAGTCGCTCCAGGAGCGCAAGGAGAG GCGTTGGATGTTGGAGAGGAAGCTAGCAGATGCAGATGTATCTGAAGAGGAGCAAAACAATATCCTGAAAGATTTAGAAAAAAAGGAGACAGAATACATGCGCCTACGAAGGCATAAAATGGGTGTTGATGACTTTGAATTACTCACCATTATTGGGAGAGGTGCATTTGGGGAG GTGAGACTTTGTAGAGAAAAAGCTACATCCAATGTGTATGCAATGAAAAAGCTTAAGAAGTCTGAAATGTTACGAAGAGGACAG GTTGAACATGTGAGAGCCGAAAGGAACCTCCTTGCAGAGGTTGATAGTGCTTATATTGTTAAGCTGTACTGCTCATTTCAAGATGATGAGTTTCTGTACCTCATTATGGAGTACCTTCCTGGTGGTGACATGATGACTTTACTCATGCGCAAGGACACACTGACTGAGGATGAATCTAAGTTTTACGTTGCAGAGACAATACTAGCAATTGAATCCATTCACAAGCATAGTTATATTCATAG GGATATCAAGCCTGACAATTTGTTGCTAGACCGAAGTGGCCACTTGAAGCTTTCAGATTTCGGCTTATGTAAACCTCTAGATAGCAGTAGCTTCCCAAATCTGAGTGACCTTGACTATGCAGCAGGTAAGAGCACCAATCCATCATCAGATGGTGATAAGCAATCCAGTAACTCTACTGCCCCCAGGCGGACACAACAGGAACAACTACTACATTGGCAGAAGAATCGGAGGATGTTG GCTTACTCTACTGTTGGTACACCTGATTACATTGCACCCGAGGTACTTTTGAAGAAAGGATATGGAATGGAATGTGATTG GTGGTCACTTGGTGCAATAATGTTCGAAATGCTTGTGGGGTATCCACCATTTTATTCTGAAGACCCAATGTCAACATGTAGGAAG ATAGTGAATTGGAGAAGTCATCTAAAATTCCCTGAAGAGGCCAGACTTTCACTAGAAGCTAAAGATCTCATTAGCAAGCTATTGTGTAATGTGGATCAGAGACTTGGAACAAAAGGTGCACATGAGATAAAG GCACATCCATGGTTTGGAGGTGTTGAGTGGGAGAAACTATATCAGATGGAAGCAGCTTTCATTCCTGAGGTTAATGATGAGTTGGACACACAAAACTTTGAAAAGTTTGAGGAG ACTGCTCCTCCAATGCAAACTTCATCAAAGGCGGGTCCTTGGAGAAAG ATGCTTTCCTCCAAGGACGTGAACTTTGTTGGTTATACCTACAAGAACTTTGAAATTGTGAACGATCCTGAACTTCCAGGAATTG CTGAGCTGAAGAAAAAGAATAACAAGCCAAAGCGACCAACCATCAAATCGTTATTTG AGACTGCTGATAGTGAAGATCAGCCTTCTGATGGCAGTTTTTTGAACCTATTACCCACACAATTGGAGCTGCCTGAGAGCCTTGAGCCCTCCCCTCACTCCAGTATCTCTTCTGAGGATTCCCAAGCACGGAATAGGTAG